GGATGGCATCTGGAATTTCTTCAGTGAGTATCCCTCTTATTCTTCTGCCCGCTTGATCTTGATCAGTAAATACATACACCTTTGCATCACCAATCGCATTTTTTAGTTGCATTAAGTGTTCATGTGTCGGAATTCCGTAAGTACATAGAACCAAAGTATCTCTTTT
This sequence is a window from Sulfoacidibacillus ferrooxidans. Protein-coding genes within it:
- a CDS encoding toprim domain-containing protein, yielding MHENIIIVEGKHDKERLASLIKRDTLVLCTYGIPTHEHLMQLKNAIGDAKVYVFTDQDQAGRRIRGILTEEIPDAIHLHTKAEYGGVEKTPIVYLMHILERYELLSEIS